The genomic stretch CACTGGTGGGTATTATTCCACCCATCCACACCTGTGACAGGGCTTCCGTCGTCCGCTAGGCCCTCAAGAGTGGCATCACTCGCACACATTATGGACTGTCGAAGTCATTATTAGTATAAAAGACCTATGAATGAATGACGTGTAAGGGAATCAAACCTGTCGAAGATAATCGATGCAGTGCTTGGTATGATCGCTATGGTCATCCCTGTGATGATGACCTGAGTGGTCTTTCGAGAATATGGCACTGTAAATGATGGCCTAGTGAGATTGTGTGAGCACAACGATCCATTATATGCAATATGCAATATACGGTAGTTAGACTTACGAGGCAGTGCATCTGGTGGAACGCTGAGATACAGTAGTATTCTTTGGATGGGTCTGGGTCAGAGAATACCGAAGAGTGCTCTTCGAAGGATAACGCTCCCGACTTTGTCCGCTTTACAGTAACAAAGCCTCTCCCGGCTGCTGATATGTGAGCAAGGATAAATGGACGAACAGTCCTTTATGTGATCACCACTCACGAGGTATTAATTTATTCCATACCGAGCCCGGTTCATCTGGAAGCTGATCTGTGTACTCGTTGTGTGGAAGGAAGGTCACTGCCCGATGAGGTACTTCTCGATGTTAGTCTCAACTATAGCGCAAATGAAAACATCGTAGAAGATGGAGACTAACCCTTGATATTCGGATATACAGATACGTAACTAGCCCCACAGGATGTcattattttataatataaAGCCGCACCTAGACCGGCGCATAGAAGAAATAATGAGGCCGTGAGAGCTAGAATTCCTTTATTTGTATGTACTCGATACCTCTGGGCCTTTATGGGAAAAGCATCGGAGGGCGTACTTTCATCCTCAGAGCTGAGAGGCGTATATGGGTTTTTATAATGACCTTCCATAATTTTTCTTATACTAAGAGGACTCGAGTCGAAAGGATGATGAAAATCTAGCAGAGAAAAGGGTTTGTGGAGAAACAAAACTTTTATGTCTTGAAATACAGGTAGACATTTTCAGGCTGTAGCTCcacaaaaatatataattaccCTCTGAATCTTGTCATATGCATCGCATTGGTGAATATAGTGCTGTTAAGGTTCGAACTGCTGAAAgatgtttctttgtttgcgGAGGTGAGTTCCTGGCTTTGAGTTCTTGGCTTATGCGCATTATTAATAGTTTATTTTCGACAATAAGTGAATAGGCGTCGACTTATTGAAGGCTCCCTTAGGTAATCTTTACGATGTGTATCATAAACGTATACCGTTCTCGCCATTAATTTACCAAAGTTGGTAAGACCAAACCCCAGGGTGTTCTTTGGAGCTCCCCCCGCAAGGTTCACCTTGGAAACATTGAACATATTGTACAGTATTCAGTCATACAGCCATTATTTGAACAAGGTTTGagagcaacaagaaaaatgatTGGCTTGACTCTCGGAGTGGCTACAAGTCAGTTGTACAACGATCTCCTTGTGCGAACCTATCCCGACTCCCATCCTTGCTAAGACTAGTCTGTATTTCCTACTCCAACCTCCTCggaaaaaatatataatcgTGTATATCCATTGTGATAATAGGTGATCTGTGACTCTGTCTGTATGCAAGTCGACTTGACAGTCGCAGTCGTTCCAAGCCCCTATATGATTTTTGCAGTACTCCTGTATACGGTGCCACCTGCTTATTACTCTATAACAAGATGAATAATGAATATATGAACTAAATGGAAGTTAGCAAGCCACTACTTGAGCAACGGAGGTTATGAAGttgatatcttctttggctcaGAATAATAACGGGCCTCAGTCATGCAGTATAACTGAGTGACtcattgacgatgatgttTGCTGCTTGCAACAGCATAGTCTGTTATCCATCCCAGGGCTATTTGCAAGCGGCATCCTGTATGTGCTTGGCGAACGAAAAATCTCTTTTTGAGAGACTTACTCACTACGTATGGTTAGGCTACGAAAAATGAAGGTCGCAGTATCCCATTTGTCATGCTTAGGGATAGGTGGTTTGCTGGTTAAACCCAGCGCTAAtcaaaaggggaaaaaaaaaaatgtttGGGGAGATATGGCCATTTATAATTGCTCTTCTCTCGTACTAATAGTAACACTATGACACTCGTTTTGTCTATTGGACGAATATCGCATAAGCTCGTATTTCCCCTCCCGTGTCAGACCAAGAATGTAACCCACATCTAGACAAGACAATTGACTCATCGCCTGAATTGCACATCATATAATAAATCTTCTTACTACAAATCGCATGacattctctttcaattggACAATTGCTACCTTGAGTGGAAGACTTCTTGATAATGTTTCCCTCAGAACCAACGACAACACGAAATAGCAACATCGCACTTATTCCCAAAGAATACGCCCACCAGGGAGATCTAGAAGCCATAATCACACGATACAGAACCCTTCGCCTAAGAGGCCTGAAAGAGAACCCAGACTCCTTCTCATCTAAGTACGAGGACGAAGTTGATCTCCCATACGAGAAATGGCTAGCTCGAGTTACCAACCCACAAGCGCGTTCCTTTGTCGCTTATGACGCCCAGGGgaacaacaacatggaaTCTTTAGCGCTCCTTTTGAGTCGAGAATGGTTGGGTACAGTCACCATAGTAGGGCCTAGGTTGCTGCCTGAAGATAACGAGGCTCTGTCAAAAGCACCATGGGATATGTTTCTTCCGCTAGAAGAGCGGGAGCTGTCTGAGAGAGAGACTCGTGATGCGACTTTGGTGTATATGCTTGGGGGCATGTTCGTTCTCGAGACGGGAAGACGAAAGGGGAACGGTCGTCGGCTGATTGAACGGGCTGTTAGTGAAGCACGGACGGAAGCTATTGAGGTGGGGGCAAGTCGTGTCTTAGTGGTGTCTGTCGCGGAACGAAAGAATGATGCTGCGCGACGGTTGTATGAGAATTGCTCGTTTGATGTGTGGGATGATGAGCTTGTATTGCAGATCCCACGGCACCAGGAGTGTGTTGCCATGGTTTTGGATCTTAGGCTGAAGGCAGGATCGCCTGATAATTAAGAGCGATGAACAGACAGGATGTGTCGTATGGCATGCGTTCATGGGGTATATATTTGCTATCGTATATTCTGAACCGGGAAATCTATGTGAAGATGAGTAGCACTACCATAGCGATAGGTACAGCAACGAGTACAATGGTAACGATTGACGCGCCGACAACATCGCCCGTTGTAACTTTTGTCGTTGTAGAAGAGCTCCCTTCATTATCACTTTCTCCAGCCGTAGGATCGCTGGTACTATTTCCTCCGGTTGTCGACGTGACTGGCGCACCTGAGGTATTCAGCCCGATCATATTCGCTGCCAAAATACTCGTAACGCTCATCTGTTCTTCGAGTCCACTCCAGCCGTCCCAAGTCGAGTTATACCATACAACACCGCaactgttgttgttgtgtcCAGTGCAGGTTTCAGCAGCCGCCACACCGGAACCTTGGAGTTTGGGAATAATCGTGCTGTATGTCGATGGTACTAGTAGAGCTGTAAAGGCCAACCACATGGAAAGGAGCCCCTTGAAAATGATCTCGTTGTTGTTGCAAACCTCGGTCGTTTCACAAGTGTAGTCGGACATGATGTTGCCGCCGTACTTTGTCGGGAAGAATCCGTCAATGGTTGCATTGAGTAGACCATTCACGGCAGTAAGCCATGTGGTGCTACCGTTCGTCTAGATATTGATGCGCCGTCAGTATCACCTGTAATCAATCCATGGATTGCAAGCTACTTTCGGCAAGGGAAGGATATCGAACTTACGTAGTTATACATGTATGCGGCACCGCCAATGTAAGCACCATAATTATAAGTCCACTGCGTGTTACCTTGCGATGTACAATTGTCATCCACATCTGTTGAATCGGCGACATTCCAAGTGTTGGTGTTTAAAAGAGGAGTAGAAGCTGACCAGTCCCATATCTTCTCAGCCCAATCGGCGTATGTTTGGTTATTGGTATAGCGAGCGAGGCGCGCAGCCAGTTGAAATAGACCACCGTTCGAGATAGAATTCTTCATGCGATACCCGGCCTCGTAAGTCCAAATCTGCCAACGCATGCCTCCAGCGCATGATGAGGTATCCCACCGCTTGACCTGTGTGTTAAACACACCTTGGGCCAGAGAAAGCCACGAGTATCCATCGCTCACTTCGGGGAACTGTAACTCGGCAGCCGTTATCGCGGCCAGTCCCCAGAACATTTGATCATCATTTCCCTACTCGCAATTAGGGCCTTGCAAATAAATACTTCAATATAGACAAGTATTCTCACAAGGTAAGAGCTCCAGTTCGAAGGCATATAGTCTCCGTCTCCCGCCTGCCATTGCATTCCCTCGCTAACTTCGTCATTGTATGTCGCGTCGCCCGTAAAGTGCCAGTACTCGATCAGGGTCATAAACATGGCGCCCCCTTCCCACCAGGTGTCGGGTAGTTTTCCAGGAATGTTGCCGGACTCGTTTCCGTGATAGTAGTGCATCATTCCGTATGCCGCTGTGCTGGCCGCATCTTTGATGGACTCTGTCATCACAGCCACCTTAGGTGAGCACAACCGCATTGGtataaaagaagaggatgaatgAACGTACGCTCAGAGCTGACATCCACAGAGAAAGCCTTCACTGTGCGCAGCAGCTGAACCCCCAAATATACCAATGCCCCTCCATTTAACCAATTCACTCCCTGAACCATCGTGTTCAGATTATATTGCCATAAACTATTTGTTGTAGGGATCGTAAACTGCTCATCTATCGTTTGAGTGCCAAATCACGGGTCCAAAATATTTCCGCAGAAGTAATGTCCAAGAACTGGACACAATACCATACAGGGAATccatcttcttttcattAAATTGAAAAATTTAGTCTCCTGGAGGGAAATGAGGTGGTGGAGTTCCTTCTCTCTACCAATAACTCTGTTGTTTTGATGGCTTCTGTAGTCTACGTCAGCAGTTAAGCAACCTGACCCTTTCGTGGAAGcgtcttggcttcttctacTGCCGGCATTTGGCCGGCGGCTATGAGTGGAGTGGCATTCATACAGTCCTTCAAAAAGGTGGATCACCGGTTCTTCTTGGCACACTTTTGTGTACGGTGCAACAATTCACATTATGAATTGTCTGACGTAGGCTTTCAAGGTCAGTGCTCGATCTTATTCGTGGGACGTTCTGTTGACGCTTCGTAGTCATTAAAATCCTCATAGACTTGATGCATTATGGGAATTGGCCAGGTCGAGTTCGTGGTGGCTGGTGAGCTATTTTCTCACTATGAAAAGCATCTCATCATTATTTCGACTGCCTCCCTCTTTTAGATTTTACTTTGGCTAAGTCGAGAGATTGCGCCAATACACATATTGGAAAACTCCGCCTAGAATCCCATGTACCTGAAGAAGCGCAGAGTACGGTACATATTGTCTATTTATCAATCGCAAAAGCTGAAGCGCACGAAGGAGAATGGCCCACGGCCTCTGATGTTGAATGGTCGCTTTTGCCGAATTCCATGATTCTCGGATTTAAGGTATAGGATTGAACCGGATTCTTTTACGGGGGAGGCAATGCGATGAAGCTACCCGAACCATGAGCCCTACGGCGAAGCCCTAAAATGGCTTCTAGTTGGGTGATGGCAAGTCTTAGCTATTTTTGAATCTGTTGAGTTATCATATTTACTAAATAAAATTTTCACTTTTGATCATTGTTAAAATCACTAGCCatcttttctattcttttccaaCAAACCACGCTAACTTAGGCGCTTCAAAGTGCTGGCGTAGACACACTGACTGGGCTTAACTAGCGCTACCAAAAATACTACAAAAGTTCGAGACTTCAAGTGAACCAAGTGGGGTTCGAGTTCCCGATTCATCCACCAAGTCAAATAAATCCGAGAACGCTGGGAGATTCGGACCACGGAAAaaatacttttttttttgagaaAGAGATTTGTTTCAAATGGCATTTCGAAACACATTTGCATATCAGAATTCGCCAATGAAGATTGTTGTCAATGGATGTGGACTTTGACGTGTATGACAGTGTGGTCTTGTTAGGGCAAAGGGCGGGAGAAAACTCAAGCGAGGCATACGTATGCTCCGATATCAGATTTCGGGCAACCACGCAAGCCGCAGTGTCAACCACAAAAGTCAAGCTTTGAACGGGATCCACTTCTCATAGGCTACAACAATACTTTTAGCGATTGTTTTCAGTCTCCCCACTGTTCATGGCCAATTGACAAGCCTCGGCCTGAATGCCACGACTACGGTTAGGATGTCTTTGCATCGCATGGCTGGAAGCGGGCCGGCAAACATAAGATGTTATGACTCGATGCATCCAATGGCCAGTGTGCATACTTTGTATATCCATGGTTTATAGTCCAACAAACTTGGGAAGAACTAGTATTAGCAGATCTCTTGCCAAGTTGCCACTTCCGACTGATGGGTACGAGGCCTGTACAAGGTCCAAGATTTGTCTTACTCTTATCTCCGATCAGTCAAAATTCTTATCCATCTCCCAGCCATATGCTTTACGTTCCCCGTATGCCTATACTTATATAGTTTGTCCTTGTTCATCTAGCACGTCCTTAGCTGCATAGGTTGCCTCTCTTCAATCCACCCACAGTGACCAACACCATCCCTCGGCACAAAACTCTAACATGTCtcttccatcttttcttAAGTGGTCTGCGATGGCAGCGCTCATGGCACAACTGTGCACTGCGCAAACCTATACTAGCTGTAACCCTCTAAAGAGTATGGCATTGACCGAATTCCTTTTCCTTAGCAGGCTTTTGTACGAGTGCTAATGGGATTGCTGCAGAGACCTGTTCCGCAGATGCAGGCCTGGTAAACTCTACCTTCTATACTGACTTCACCTCGGGTGACTCGGCTTTCAAGTACTGGAACACCACAGCGGGCACTGTGAGCAGCACCTCCCTGGGTGCTGAGTTTTCCATCAAGGAGCAGGGCGATGCTCCCACCATACAGAGCGATTTCTACATATTCTTCGGCTATGTAGaaatgaagatgagggcTGCCAATGGCACTGGTATTGTCAGCACGCTTGTGATAGAATCTGACGATCTTGATGAGCTCGATTGGGtatgtctttctctctaaGCCTTGTCGATGGACGGGTAAGGGGCTAACGATGGCAACAGGAACAAGTCAGTTCCTATGATAACCAAATCCAAACCAACTACTTCGGCAAGGGTAACACCACTTCGTATGATCGCGCTACCACAGTGACCGTCTCTACGCCTGAAGAGACATTCCACACCTATGCGATCAATTGGACTTCGAGTAAAACCGAATGGCTCGTCGATGGAAGCGTTGTCCGAACCCTCAACTACGCCGATGCGCTTGACGGTGAAAATTACCCCCAGACCCCCTCGCGGATCAAGATCGGTATCTGGGCTGGCGGTGACCCCGACAACGAGGAGGGTACCATTGAATGGGCCGGTGGGGAGACTGATTATGATGACAGCCCCTTCACCATGTATGTGGAATCGATCAAGGTTATCAACTACAACCCTGCCAAGTCTTATACCTACACCGATAAGACTGGTGCCTACACCAGCATCAAGGCATCGAATGTGTCGACTGCTTCGAACTCGACAACATCTACGACCTCTCTGTTCCATACAAACACGGTGTCGTCAAGCAATAGctcgtcctcgtcttccAGTGCAAGTGCCGCCGCGTCTAGCACTGCATTCAGTGGTGCTTCCACGCTCTCAAGCTCTTACCTCGGCTCTGTATTCGTGGTTGCGCTTGTCACTATGGCTACTGGCATGATTCGTATCTAAGCGATGTATAATAGGTGGGCTTTTTGTGTCCCCATCTTATCTTTATGAAGCCAACTTCTTTACCTTCctttttagttttctttgtccctcTTTGACCTTTAATTCTCAACAAGAGATATAAACAACGTAAATCTAGTCGGATGTCAGATATCACGCTGATCGGACATCAGTTAgcagatgatgagcatgTACTCAGTAGGGTAGTGTCAACTTTTCGAGAAGGTTAAACTTTCAGGTCCTCCTCTAATTCGTAGACATATCTCCATTTCATAGACGGTGTACACTATCTCATTCTGTAAGAGATCTAAATCACGATACCGATGTTAGATAGTATGAATTCCGCAGCACCATAAGATGACTACATAgtggggggagggaagggcTATGTTACAAGAGCTCCAAATCTCGAGCATCGGTGAGAGCGAAGAGCTAGTGATTGCTCTCTGTTGCGCCCACAATTCAAATCAcatacttaaaaagaaaatgttaGCAGTTTTCACCTCTGGGTTCGCCATTTGTAGACTTACTGGAATAAATAGGTAGGGAACGTCTCTCTCGTAGCGCTTCCAGGCCTCGCCGTTCTTCCTCTGGCATCTGTTAATATCCCGGTTGGTGCGATGGATAATCAAAAtcatgaagaaaataaaataaaaccagGGGAATGGGCTCCTATTAGCAGGCAGTTAGCTCTGATAGCTCATGACTTTTGCAAACAGACTCTCTTACTCGAAACCGGTGATGAGACCCCAAGACATAGAAAAGAACATGTCAGGAACATAGTTTGGCTTCCGTACTATTGCAAACCAGCCATCAACCATAATATTATCGCCTGTGTCAGTTTCGATTACTTTGGGGTTCTTGATAGCCTGCCGCGGGACTTGAGGGAAAGTATTCCGCTTGATGAGCTGACCCTTTTCTTGGTGGCGAAAGGCGTTCTTTTGACCATTTGAGCTATCCCACACCCagtagaagaagatataCAGAACCGCGAATGCGGAAAGGCTGTAACGATTCCAGCGATATTCCGAAGGATCATGGTTGGCTAGATAAAGGGCGCAATGGCAATAAGTGAACGGCACACCAGCCATATTCCAGAAGGTAAGCAGAAACCCCAGCTTTTCAAAGTACATGTTCCTGTTCCAGCATCAGCTTCGCTACTTCGTTGAGCCCTTCGTTTTCGAAAGACTCACCAGCTTGTGATTATCATCTGCTCAGCCTTGACACAGGCATTGGTGTACAGTTAATGCGCTCCAGCTAAGAACACCACCTCCGCCGAGACATAGCCGTAAATCTCATACTGACGGGCTGCCACAGAGCAGGTAATAAGGAACAAAATAAACCACGGGATTCTGACCTCATAGAACATCTTGAAGTCCAAGATACCAATGCGGGGATTCAACTCAGCACCCATGAGGAAATCATAGACAGGGGAGCCCGACAACCTGTGAGTTCGCCCGCGCAGGATAGCTTGCATGTAGACGATAAAGCTATCCAGAAAGCCGGACAGGGTAGCAACGCTCATAATAGAGCCAAATTCGTCAATCAAAGTGTACAAAGGGAAGGCACGAGTGAAATGCAAGACAGCAGCGATGGTAAGCGTCGCATAGAAACTGCAATAGGCGGAACAGTAGTAGGGAAGCGTTTTTCCTCCTTCGTGCTTCAGTGCCCGGCCGACGCTCGAAACACCTGGCATATAGCAGTACATGGCTGCCTCCAGAATGAAGAATATCCAGTAGATTGCCCATCCTTTCGCGGTTGGATAAGCTCCTTAAGAAATTAATCGGCATAAGTGAAACGCAAAGTCGGTCAGGGTCTGGTTTGCATCGGGCAGAGGAAGCTTGCCATCATAATATGTTGCACCAATCCACATGTACCACATCAAGAGTGGAAAGCTCGTCATCAACAGCGCAGCACCGAACGAACCACCAAACTCGAATTCAGCTGAACTGCCATCGGTGGAGATATGGGTATTTGATTCATCTGCTTTGGCCCTCTTAGCAGCCAGAGCATCAGCAGGAGTCTTTCTCTGCATGGAGACCATCGTCAGTGACTGAGCTGTGATTTttttgttggtggtggggttggGTTCAATTGACGGGTTGTTGAAAGATTGTTGTTTTCGGAGGTGTAGCACTTTAAAGAATCATACTTATATTAGACTTAATGTAGCTGAGCTCAAGTAATAACTCCACCCttccttccccctttttATATATCTGGCAGTATAGTGGAGGGAAATAGCATTCAATTTGTATTAGTCTGCGTCGGGTCGCAATACTCTGGTTGCTACTCAGCTCAGCCAACTTCTACACCCAATTAAGGGTCGAGCTGAACCATGCTTCATCAAAAATAGTCGCCGAAAGTGAAAGCAACCCCACCTGTGCTTGCGTTTAGATAGTATATCGATCTCCGTTGGCATAGTAGGTGGGAAGCGAACGGGTTAAATCGAAGATTGAGCGGCTAGATAAGCGATGGTATACCTATCTAGCCGCTACGACCCTCTTATCTCAGCAAACTCAGCCTCTCTGGACAGGTGTAAGGAGGGGGTGTTAGCTGCTGGGGGGTCAGAACATAGTGGAACTATCTTAGCCCGGCACCTATATActacaatatatatattggagATGTTGTTCAGGCATCGCTTGGCACCGCTCCCGCTGAGTCAGCGGGATATCGGGTATCGGGAGCGGAAGAATCAAATGATCCGTATCCCCCGGATTGCGATCATCGCCCAAGTATCCACGTTCCTTAGCTAGCATATCCGCCTCCTATTTCACAGACACAATGACATCCTCGGCGGAGAACTCTCCTTCCCCGGGCCCGGAGTCCTCCAATGAGCCCACGCCGCAATTAAACATTCCTCCCGATATCCTACGTCTTCGCGCAGAGATCTTCACACTAGAGTCCCCGATCACGGTTTCCGTGACTGAATTTAACAATGCTTGGAAATATCTAGACAACATTTACGTTCGGAACCAAGCCAGATAcggacaaaagaaaacaaccacaTACTATTGGTGTCGACTATGGCGTACCAAAGCCTACGAGCCGAGCGTGTCGGATGAGCAGCGCAAACGGAAACGGACCGTTCGCGAACCAATTGGCTGTCCATGTCGAATCAGAATTGTTAGTGATGGCTATTATATGACTATCACCCGAGGCAAGGAGCCACACAATCATGATATCTCCGCGCTCGACTATAAACTCACCACCGCTGCTCGCGAGCTCGCTGCGCAGGCGGTCGCAAAGGGCAGTAGACCTAGTTTGGTCGCGCGAGAACTGAAGAATAGCGGTATTGGTGGCCAAATAACTTCCAAAGATGCCTGGAACGCTGGTAATGTTTGGGTTAGTCGGAAAGAAGGACGGCCTGCATGGCAGAAGCATTACCCTAAAAATGTAGGTTTCTTCTTAATAGGATGAAATGTCCTTGTTCTGAGCAACACTGCCGCCCGGACAACGCTCGTCCCTTTACctgcttttcccttccattttATTTGTCTTTGGCTGGCCCTGGCAACTAAATGATCACTTATCAGTCCGTTATGGAAGCAATCGTGGCCAATGAACCAGGGCCTCCTGATGTGCTACACCTCGAGAGTTACCCTAGACCTCCCCCTAAAAGTGGGGAGATCCTAATTGAAGTCAAAGCATTTGGTCTTAGTCGCTCTGACATCCTCGCCCGGCAGGGCCATACAGCCGATGCCAAGTTTCCACAAATAATGGGTCGGGAGGCTGTTGGCATTGTGACAGCGGGTGAGGGTACAGTCACGCCAGGAACGAGAGTCGTTGCTATGATAACGGACTTACTTCCAGAATACCCGGGCAGCTATGCACAGTACACTCGTGTCCCTGCTACCCACGTTCGAAGAGTCCACCCACTATGTAAGCTCTCGTGGGAACACCTCACCGTCTTTTCAGAAATGATCCCGACTGCGTGGAATGCCCTGTTTCGCGCCCTACGTCTGCATCCAGATGATCGTCTGTTGATCCGTGGCGGCACAACATCCATTGGTCTTGCAGCAGCGTGTATCGCTAAGCGACATTGCTCTTTCATAGCTTCCACTACCCGACAGGAATCCCGGAAGGAGCTTTTGGAGGGTGTGGGGGTCAATAAGGtcttgattgatgatgggtCTCTATCACAACAGATCAAGTCAGAAGGACTGGAGTTCACAAAGGTTCTTGATCTGATTGGTGCAAAAAGTATAGCTGATTCCTTGCAATGTGTAAGACCATACGGAATTGTTTGCCAGGCCGGAACGATAGGTGGCGACTCAACAATTTCAGACTTCAATCCGATGGATGCTGTTCCGTCTACTGTATCCCTCACAACCTATAAAAGCTCCGCGGAAGACTTCAGAAACTTCCCACTGGACGTGCTGTGCCATGAAGTCGAATCTGGTCACTTGAAGCTGCCAAATATCCGAATTTATTTCTCCAACCAGATTGTCGAAGCACATCGAAGCATGGAAGCGAATCGTGCGGAAGGCAAAGTCGTGGTGCTTTGGTAAGTGGATTGGGCCTCATTGCTTCACGCGCGATTATGTACAATATCATTCCCTGGACATATTTCTTTTAGAAAACCGTATAATCTACTTAATTACGAAGCTGTTCTGCCACTCGAGGAGTTCGATGCTGCTCGCTTCTCGAACACAGACCTGGATTTATCCAGTTTAGCTGCATTCGGAGAGAAGCGCAAATGCGCCAGGTGAAGAAGCCAAAAGCCTGATTTGGCTACTCAATCGTCAATTTATAGACTCTTTCCAATGATACGAATGACTGCAACAAAATCGCAGATGAGCTGCTTCAAAAAGTCTCTATGAAGCTAGTGCTTGAATAATGTCAAACATGCAACTGTTCGAAAATTCCGTTAACACTGTAGAAATACATTTCTCCAGAATTTTATCCAAGTACCTTAGGGATCAACTATATTTATTATCCCTAGATCCACGGAGATCGCGCTTTTGGGTGTGACATGCCCCTATTCTACGCTGACTCGCTGGATGATTTACGAGCGCTATGGGTGATTTCTATCATAAAATCTGAGGAGTGAAAGGTGGAGAGCTAAATAAACTTCTAGGTTATCTTCACCAGGATCGATGATGACTATGACGAGTTTAATGAGGTGTACAAGCAGTATATTATGCAGAACCCTGTATGAACTAGCATTGATGTTTCGGGGCTGCCGAAGCCGGCGGACATTGAGGTTAAAGTTGTTGCTTTACATTAGGGTCTGTTTCTTATTTGAACTCTGATTATGGCATATTGTGGCTTGGGTCAAGACTTTGCAGGCATCCTCGGACATGGTACTTTTACTCGGTTCTAGATTACTCTTGTAGATCTTTGGTATATCAAGAATAAGCGATAGTTTCCTTTCAACAGTATCAAGTATCTTAGACAGCTTAATATCCTTCCGAGTACTGTCATAGATCTTAACTGAGGCGTCGATTATAGATATAACAGCAGTGATGCTGCCGATCACTTCCAGGCCTGACATCTTGCGAGGACACGATAAAGAAACGTCTTGAGTTTTAACTGAGTGTCAACAATTCAAGGCGTCGTATACTGAAAGATAATAGTAGGATTTGATGGCCCCGTCAAAGTAGACATTCACCTTTAATAAGGTTTAAATATGCGTCTGGACAACATCGTCTGACTGAAAGCCAGTGTTCTAAAATTCAAACTATGCTTTGAATCCCCATGCCCATATTTTTCAAGTAACTGGTTCAGAGAACATATGATGATCTATGCCACGGTGGTGTGTAGCTGATGTTCTAGGCTCGTTCGCTCCCCAATGTGGACTTGTTATATGCAGCATAACGTGCTTGTATTGATGTGGAAC from Aspergillus oryzae RIB40 DNA, chromosome 1 encodes the following:
- a CDS encoding uncharacterized protein (predicted protein) — protein: MTSSAENSPSPGPESSNEPTPQLNIPPDILRLRAEIFTLESPITVSVTEFNNAWKYLDNIYVRNQARYGQKKTTTYYWCRLWRTKAYEPSVSDEQRKRKRTVREPIGCPCRIRIVSDGYYMTITRGKEPHNHDISALDYKLTTAARELAAQAVAKGSRPSLVARELKNSGIGGQITSKDAWNAGNVWVSRKEGRPAWQKHYPKNVGFFLIG
- a CDS encoding uncharacterized protein (predicted protein), with product MFPSEPTTTRNSNIALIPKEYAHQGDLEAIITRYRTLRLRGLKENPDSFSSKYEDEVDLPYEKWLARVTNPQARSFVAYDAQGNNNMESLALLLSREWLGTVTIVGPRLLPEDNEALSKAPWDMFLPLEERELSERETRDATLVYMLGGMFVLETGRRKGNGRRLIERAVSEARTEAIEVGASRVLVVSVAERKNDAARRLYENCSFDVWDDELVLQIPRHQECVAMVLDLRLKAGSPDN
- a CDS encoding glycoside hydrolase family 16 protein (predicted protein), which encodes MSLPSFLKWSAMAALMAQLCTAQTYTSCNPLKKTCSADAGLVNSTFYTDFTSGDSAFKYWNTTAGTVSSTSLGAEFSIKEQGDAPTIQSDFYIFFGYVEMKMRAANGTGIVSTLVIESDDLDELDWEQVSSYDNQIQTNYFGKGNTTSYDRATTVTVSTPEETFHTYAINWTSSKTEWLVDGSVVRTLNYADALDGENYPQTPSRIKIGIWAGGDPDNEEGTIEWAGGETDYDDSPFTMYVESIKVINYNPAKSYTYTDKTGAYTSIKASNVSTASNSTTSTTSLFHTNTVSSSNSSSSSSSASAAASSTAFSGASTLSSSYLGSVFVVALVTMATGMIRI
- a CDS encoding glycoside hydrolase family 76 protein (predicted protein); the encoded protein is MVQGVNWLNGGALVYLGVQLLRTVKAFSVDVSSEQSIKDAASTAAYGMMHYYHGNESGNIPGKLPDTWWEGGAMFMTLIEYWHFTGDATYNDEVSEGMQWQAGDGDYMPSNWSSYLGNDDQMFWGLAAITAAELQFPEVSDGYSWLSLAQGVFNTQVKRWDTSSCAGGMRWQIWTYEAGYRMKNSISNGGLFQLAARLARYTNNQTYADWAEKIWDWSASTPLLNTNTWNVADSTDVDDNCTSQGNTQWTYNYGAYIGGAAYMYNYTNGSTTWLTAVNGLLNATIDGFFPTKYGGNIMSDYTCETTEVCNNNEIIFKGLLSMWLAFTALLVPSTYSTIIPKLQGSGVAAAETCTGHNNNSCGVVWYNSTWDGWSGLEEQMSVTSILAANMIGLNTSGAPVTSTTGGNSTSDPTAGESDNEGSSSTTTKVTTGDVVGASIVTIVLVAVPIAMVVLLIFT
- a CDS encoding uncharacterized protein (sterol reductase/lamin B receptor) — protein: MVSMQRKTPADALAAKRAKADESNTHISTDGSSAEFEFGGSFGAALLMTSFPLLMWYMWIGAYPTAKGWAIYWIFFILEAAMYCYMPGVSSVGRALKHEGGKTLPYYCSAYCSFYATLTIAAVLHFTRAFPLYTLIDEFGSIMSVATLSGFLDSFIVYMQAILRGRTHRLSGSPVYDFLMGAELNPRIGILDFKMFYEVRIPWFILFLITCSVAARQYEIYGYVSAEVAEQMIITSWNMYFEKLGFLLTFWNMAGVPFTYCHCALYLANHDPSEYRWNRYSLSAFAVLYIFFYWVWDSSNGQKNAFRHQEKGQLIKRNTFPQVPRQAIKNPKVIETDTGDNIMVDGWFAIVRKPNYVPDMFFSMSWGLITGFESPFPWFYFIFFMILIIHRTNRDINRCQRKNGEAWKRYERDVPYLFIPYVI